From a region of the Balaenoptera acutorostrata chromosome 14, mBalAcu1.1, whole genome shotgun sequence genome:
- the IRAK1BP1 gene encoding interleukin-1 receptor-associated kinase 1-binding protein 1 produces the protein MSLQQAPQSRVFVELVPWADRGRENYLLSGGETLPGLRRPLSSAQAQTATREVHVSGTAEVSATPDRAQVVVQMSSTKEAAAEAKKSVCRRLDYVTQTLQQQGVQSENVTVTKDFQRVENAYHMEAEVCITFTEFGKMQNICNFLVEKLDSSVVISQPHFYHTPGSIENLRRQACLVAVENAWRKAQEVCNLVGQTLGKPLLIKEEEMKEWEGQIDDHQSSRLSSSLTVQQKIKSATIHAACKVFITFEVKGREKKKNRI, from the exons ATGTCTTTGCAACAGGCCCCTCAGTCCCGGGTATTCGTGGAACTGGTTCCCTGGGCTGACCGGGGCCGGGAGAACTATCTGCTCTCGGGCGGAGAGACGCTGCCCGGCCTCCGCCGCCCTCTCTCCTCAGCGCAGGCCCAGACTGCCACCCGCGAGGTGCATGTAAGCGGCACTGCGGAGGTGTCTGCGACCCCCGACCGGGCGCAGGTGGTCGTGCAGATGAGCAGCACCAAGGAGGCGGCGGCCGAGGCCAAGAAGAGCGTTTGTCGCCGCCTGGACTACGTCACGCAGACCCTCCAGCAGCAGGGCGTGCAG TCAGAAAATGTAACTGTGACAAAGGATTTTCAAAGGGTAGAAAATGCTTATCACATGGAAGCAGAG GTCTGCATTACATTTACTGAATTcggaaaaatgcaaaatatttgtaACTTTCTTGTTGAAAAGCTAGATAGCTCTGTTGTCATCAGCCAACCCCATTTCTATCATACTCCAGGTTCTATTGAGAATCTTCG ACGGCAAGCCTGTCTTGTTGCTGTAGAAAATGCATGGCGCAAAGCTCAAGAAGTCTGTAATCTTGTTGGCCAAACTCTAGGAAAACCTTTAttaatcaaagaagaagaaatgaaagaatgggAAGGCCAAATAGATGATCACCAGTCATCCAGACTCTCAAGTTCGTTAACTgtacaacaaaaaatcaaaagtgCAACAATACATGCTGCTTGCAAAGTATTTATAACTTTTGAAgtaaaggggagagagaagaaaaaaaaccgtATCTGA